The region GAATATGAGGAATCTTTGATTGATATGATTGTTGATACACAGAAACACACCAATCagaataatgttattaaattcagTGACAACAGcaggtatatttatttatttttttattgtcttataaaatggtaaattgattgaatgtattatgtaatatattataaattgattgatgTCGTTATTTGtcaattgattgattaataaCTTGCGtcactaataattttgttgtaataatttatgaagcaATTTGAgacatctattttttattattttcaactttAGAATTGTTTGCTTCTTGGATTGTTTATTGCATCAGAGATAAGTTTTGGAATTTTACTATAcacatttattacatatagataattttctaattaaagcTCGAACGTTTGAGGTCAACGATATTGTGTGTATTTGCAGTATCTTTTAGTGTGTTactttaaaatgatataacgTCTcacataattgtttaaatatattaatttatatcatacTAGTTTactgcaaaaatataaaaacattcttttttatatatttcacctAAAAAATAGCAAATTGAGTTTTtccgataattatttttcttacacTTTCACTGactgatttttttcaattataaataattcaactgTTTTACTGATAGTTTATTGAATCACAAACGTTTCAAACCTTAGTACATCataattagattctttattaaatgttgtgatggaaagaaacaaatatttactctTAATGCTAAATTTGTGTCTTTTCGTCGttcaaattataacattttttatgttttctgcCTTCTTTTATCTTATTCATCATTTAAAGCACCcacgtaaatttatttaaagaaaaaacaaactaaaaggctgaagagaaaataaattttaattataatatttaaacctgaaaatgtaaattgattatttagtaTGAATGTGTTTTAGAAAGAATatgcattaattgaaataatgcgAGTGGTGCATGCCTGTTACGTTatacttttgtatattttgatataactGAGACATTTAAAACTTGATAACAACTATCGAAATTGAGAGTTAATCTTGTTTTGATTCTATAGTTCAGTCATCTTAGTCAAAATTAGGTGAATATCTCGGAAATCGAGATACACAGCTATAAATTCgtataaacttatatattgACATCCCAAAACTTGTCTCAAAATTCACACATGATAGGATGTTCGTAAAAGTCAGAGGTCAAAAGtagaaaaaatcgattttttgcatattttttgtaaatatctcgTTTCCTATGGGTTTTACGTTATTTGTATTTCTTATCAATACAATATCAATATTGTAGAGAATTAAATTCTCTacaacttttgttttaaacattttttcatacgTGGAGCCGTTATCGAGATAGAGGGCAGAAGGTGCACGGCTACAGTATCAGTTGAGATCAACTGGTAGTCCTGTTCAAAAATACgtgttataaagtttataaactactgctaaatatataattgtcattttttattattatcatcagaATCTGGTGCATTTGTACAATATGTTGGAGACAATGCCAGTGTAAATGTCCACACTCTTGATGGTAACAATACTCTTTATGTTATGGGTATGAAGATAGTAACTTCAAAAAATGCTGCGATCTACGatgaactgaagaaaaaatgcaCAACCAAACCAAGTGCCAAAGAGTTGGCAGCCATATCACATGTATCTCTTCAAGTTTATGAAAAACCGGCCGCACCTGGATACAGTAAAGTTCAagtcaaaaatttacataatgatGAAGGATTCACAGAAAAAAACATTGACGAAGTTGATTTTTTGTGGCTGTATGGAAAATGGAGAGATATTGCATCGTTGCCAGGGTGGAATGGTTATCTTGAACAGctcactaaaaataacaagaaCTTTTCAACATCTCAAGTTGTTTCTTCCTTTTATTGATAATCCTACCAATCACGTGGACACTATTTGCACAACTTTACATTGCGCTCTTGATATTGCTAAGTCACGTGGACAAAAAACGTGTGTGAATAGTTTTGATTAACCCCTCTACTCTAAAGCACGTGAAATGGTAGCTGCATCAGATGCTAACTCACCATTTAGCAcaatagttataaaattaggaGGATTTCATATGCTGATGTCTTTTCTTGGAAGCATAGAGTTCATAACGGACGGGAGTGGACTGAAATGAGCTTGGTGAAATATATGCAAAGAATTCTGTTGACAAATTGCTTACTGGTCAAGTTTATTCAAGAAACATCAAAGACCATACATTATTACGACTTGCATtatcaatgataatttttgaagatacgaaaattgaaaatgggaTTTTGGATCAGTTAATACAGCAAATAACTTCTCGAGTTGTTTCCTACGAAAACATAGAAAGATGTATAGGTAGCCCAACCCTTTTTCTTGCAACATTTCTGAACAAACTGGATGAATTAAAAACTCGAGGTCCAACTCAGGCTTTTTAAAGAACATCTTAATCCAGTGCACAAAATGCTGCTGTATTTTCACGCCAGTGGTCACTTCTTATATGCAAAATCAGCACACTTATATCTTCAAGATATGATGAAGTTGGAAGAAACTATGGATGAACAAACtttgagaattttaaaaatagattcacCGTGAAACgaacagaaaaattcaattgtgGGACATGAACAGATATGGTAATTGAACAAAGTCTTATGAAATCATTGAAAACAGGAGGAGGAGTATCTCGAAAATGCAAAAGAAAAGTGTGCTATGCATGCTACAAATACTATAAGTGAggaaatggaaattaaaaatagattgaatataatgtaatagttaataaaaaatggtaattatataattagcaataatttataaactctaTACTACGTATTTTCGATCGGGACTACGAGTTCACCTCAAATGATTCTCTACAATTGATAAGAAATACAAGTAGTGTAGGAAACGagcaaaaaattgatttttgtgaCTTTGACCTCTGACAAGTTTTGGgatgtcaaaatataagtttataggAATTGTTTATAGCTGGGTATCTCGATTTCCGAAGTAAACTCCCTATAATGACTGAACtactagtttttttttaaatatcaacaaccgttgtaaaaataacttatataGCGAAAGTATCGTTAAAAACTGTCCACCAACCAGTTTTAAGCAAAATGTTACagtcgaaaataaattttctattaatggGAGTATGACccaaatgagaaaaaaaagaaaagattATTCAGCGTACCTGAATTATTGTTatgtgttatatatatttgataattttacagTGCGATTAAGGGTTACTTGCACAGAAGTTTGAGACCGGTTACGCCAGGTTCTGTGAGCGAATTGAAGGCAGTAAATGCCGAATCCCATTTAATTTTCACGGCTGAAACGCACAACTTTCCTACAGGCGTCGCTCCTTTCAGCGGAGCCACCACCGGAACTGGTGGTCGCTTGCGGGACGTCCAATGTGTCGGACGCGGTGGCTACTGCATTGCCGGTACCGCTGGCTACTCAGTCGGAAATTTGAACATACCAGGTATGTGGGGcactaaaaatatgtaagtaaataataaacatgtatTTTTCTGTTAGGTTACGATTTACCATGGGAAAAGACCGGCTTCGAGTATCCGACCAACTTCGCTCCTCCATTGGACATCCTGATAGAAGCGAGCAACGGAGCCTCCGACTACGGTAACAAATTTGGTGAACCCCTGATTTGTGGCTTCGTCCGCTCGTTCGGACTCGTGGATGCTGCCGGCGACAGGAGGGAGTGGATCAAACCGATAATGTTCAGCGGAGGTATCGGAAGCATGGAAGCGGCCATGACGGAGAAAATGTCTCCGAAAGTCGGACACCAGATTATTAAGATTGGCGGTCCGGTTTACCGGATCGGTGTTGGTGGCGGATCCGCCAGTTCCGTCGAGGTTCAGGGTGACAATAAAGAAGAGTTAGATTTCAACGCCGTTCAAAGAGGTTTAATCAATCGATCGTCGTTCGCTGTACCGatgtaatttacaaataaaaaatttacaggcGATGCTGAAATGGAACAGAAACTCAACAGAGTGGTGAGAGCTTGTCTTGAATCTGGCAAAAAGAATCCAATCGTGAGTATTCACGATCAAGGAGCGGGTGGAAACGGAAATGTGCTTAAAGAGTTGGTTGAACCGGTTGGAGGTATAATTTATGCGGACCGATTTGAATTGGGTGATCCTACTATTAACGTTTTGGAACTTTGGGGTGCTGAGTATCAAGAAAACAACGCTTTGTTGTGTGAGAAACGAGATCTTGATTTACTAAAAGCAATTTGTCGCAGAGAAAGGTGCCTACAATCTAATTCCTACAAAGAAAGGAACaagttttaatcaaaattttatttttagatgtcCAATAAATGTTGTTGGTGAAGTAACAGGAACAGGACGCGTAGAATTGGCGACCGATGAGACAAAATCATCAATCCCTTTCAATTTAGAACTTGAACACGTTTTAGGAAAAATGCCGAGAAAAGTGTTCAATTTATCCCGGAAAAATGTACTACTTAAACCAATAGAGTTACCGAAAGGCACGTccattttaaaagctttagaAGCCGTTTTGAGACTACCGAGCGTTGCAAGCAAAAGATATTTAACCAACAAGGTTGACAGATGTGTCACAGGTTTAATAGCCCAACAGCAATGTGTTGGACCACTGCACACTCCTTTAGCCGATGTTGCGGTTACAGCTATTTCTCACTTTGGATACGTAAGTagccataaatattttattttaataagtatacTGTAAATGTTTACTTTAGGAAGGTATAGCTTCTTCGATCGGTGAACAACCAATAAAAGGTTTGGTAAATACGGCTGCGGGTGCCAGAATGACAGTGGCTGAAGCACTGTCTAATCTGGTTTTCGCCGCCGTTTCCGATTTACGTGACGTAAAGTGCAGCGGCAATTGGATGTGGGCGGCGAAGTTAGAAGGCGAAGGTGCCGCCTTGTTTGATGCTTGTAAAGCCATGTGCGGTTTGATGAACGAGTTGGGCATTGCCATTGACGGAGGAAAGGATTCTTTGAGTATGGCTGCCAGAGTCGGGAAGGATACTGTCAAAGCCCCTGGTAAATATATTAGtacttttttgtaaatttatatttttcatgatTCGAATTTTTAAGGAACTCTTGTGGTTTCGACTTACGCTCCTTGCCCGGATGTCAGGAAGGTTGTGACACCCGATTTGAAGGCACCTTCGATGGGAAAATCGGGACGATTGCTCTTTGTGGACTTGTCTAACGGCGATAACAGACTCGGCGGATCTGCACTTGCACAGGTTTTCGGACAATTGGGTAACGAATCTCCGGACGTTCACTGTGCCAAAACTTTTGCCAACGCCTTTAACGCAACCCAAAAACTGATTAAGGACGGAGCTATTCTGTCGGGTCACGATGTGAGCGATGGAGGTTTGATTGTGTGTTTGTTCGAGATGGCGTTCGCTGGAATTTCTGGCTTGAACGTCAGTTTAAAACATCGATCTGGTCCGGCTCTTAATGTATTGTTCTCTGAAGAAGTTGGATGGGTTTTGGAAATTCTTGATGCGGATCTGCAACATTGTCTTTCTACTTTCAAGGTATGTACTGTCTAATCTGAAACTACTTATCAAAGAATATCAACTTcattgttcaataaatattcgatGTTGGTTGTAGCGTTTTTCTGTGCTCACTCTttgatcttttaattttatagcaaTTCAACGTTCCCGTATGGGAAATCGGTAAATCAGTCGGATACGGAATGCGTTCGGAAATCCTCATCAACGTAAACACAGTGACCTTTGAGAGTCGTCTGGTGAACCTCATGATGATGTGGGAAGAAACCAGCTACAAATTGGAACTGCAACAAACCATCAAAGTATGTGCAGACTCGgaattcaacattttatcaCAAAGAACGGCTCCCAAATACAAATTGACATTTGATCCGGACGAAGACAAAACAACGAAGGGTCAGAACATTGAAGTGGCTGTCATAAGAGAGGAAGGAACAAATGGTGATCGGGAGATGGCTGCGGCTCTCGTACAAGTTGGTTTCAAAGTATTTGACGTTACGATGCAAGATTTGTTGAGTGGGGACGTAACTTTAGATCGATTCAGAGGTGTTATTTTCCCTGGTGGATTTAGTTACGCAGGTAAGTAGTTGGCAAGGAATCAacgttagttattaaattgaatcgaTTTTAGACGTGTTGGGATCTGCCAAAGGATGGGCCGCCAGTATCCTCTTCAACGAACGTGTGAGCCAACAGTTCAAAAAGTTCTTCGCACGACCAGACACTTTCAGTTTGGGCGTTTGCAACGGTTGCCAGTTGATGGCACTTATCGGATGGGTGGGCAACAGTCCGGTAGAAGGAGACGACAAACCGGACATCGTGTTGGAACACAACCTGTCCGAACGATTCGAGTGCAGATGGAGCACCGTGAAAATCGAAAAAAGCAAAAGCATCATGCTGCAAGGCATGGAAGACTCCGTTTTCGGAGTTTGGGTGGCGCACGGTGAAGGTAGATTCACGTTCAAAAACGACACCATCTACCGGAAGCTTGTTGAACAAGGCTGCGTGGGACTTCGTTATGTGAACGATGCCGGAAACCCCACCGAAACCTACCCAATGAATCCCAACGGAAGCATCGAAGGTTTGGCCGGAGTCTGCTCGAACGACGGTCGACATCTGGCGATGATGCCGCACCCAGAGAGGTGCACGCAGACATTCCAATGGCCGTACATGCCGAGGGATTGGGTCAATTATCAGAAGAGTCCTTGGGAGAAGATGTTCAGGAACGCCTACGAATGGTGCTGCAACGTCAAATTCCACAGGGTTTATTATTAGGTTCTTTGGTGCAATATTTTGCGTTTACATTCCGcgagtttatatttttctattgaattatattatcagttgttaatttatggtaggtttaatttgttgaagaaataaaacatgagagtttttaataaaaaattatttaattttggttgCCTTTCACTAAGCAAGATATAAAGGACTTTCAAAGCAGTCTTAATAGCATTTGAAATTATGTACATAACCATTAAGTTTTacaacacatttaaatttaatttttacataaaaaattcaacttGTAAACAAAACAGAGCGCAACGATACAACATTACGCGAAATTTACCAAACCgacgaattttttaaaataaaaacactaaatttaaattgctgtATTCTTAATACACCATACATTTATTgttcaatagtttttattttttggtgcCTTTTAAGTTTTACACAGTGGCTAAAATTCCTATTCAGTTCATAATTCTGAAAAGTGTAACCACAgcgtttaaattatacaataagtacaatatacaaataagcaatattttaccattttttttttcatttttaagcaCGAAAAGTTAGCTTAGTGCATATATCTCTAAAACatcatttattgaaaaataaatatgaaattgtgtttcaacaattttaattttatattacatataaattatacaaatatacaattgtttaaattttcattcatttatatCTAAACGGTTGTTGTAGTTGTTGTTGATATTGCCTTtacatataaaactaaaatgtacAAGTTACCGGAATTAGAGGAACTAacaatactataaataaatacttaaataagtCAGTTGGCGGTAGGTATTTGACGACTTTAATCGTATTTACTAGACGTTCAATAATTACtggcattattaattatggtataacatgtaaaatatattatgacgAAACGATTTGGAAATATAGTtgtttatggaatattttaactaataaatgcAATTCAATTCCAAAACATTTCGTTAGAAAAGTTTCGAAGTAAAGCAAATGGTCAAACTGAATTAAGTGATCCAATTATgatgaattatttgttttatttaagtgaattaCATCAGTTTCATGACAGAGACACAAAAtgctgattaaatttatatttacagcgTTTAGCATATGCAATCAAACAACCCCTAACTACAAAGAAAGGTAacgtttaaataaactttttgtttgaatgCGCCGAGGATTTTTTCACGGTAACATCgccgttttgtcatgaaactTTTGTATGGAAACTCGTCCGTTATACACGACACTTTTGAGAGAATAGGAGCGatgaaatagaaaaaacatcaaaacatTCAGTTATCGAGATTTGCTACTTTGTGGAACGCAGAATGGCCATTTAAGTATGTACTACTACAACATAGTTGTCATCATaggtacattttttaatttaaaaacaaagccACCTCGTCAAGTATACCTACTATACAAACCCGTAGTAAATCGTCATATATAACGCATAAATTCCCGATTGCGATTGCGATGCGCAGCCGCgacaatttcatatttaattgcaAATTGACTTAGCCTACGGATCTCCTCCACTCCGCACTCCGTGAACGCGAGCGGGAGTGTCGGTGTGAGTGAGTGAGTTGTGTGTGGGTGAGTGTATCAGTGGTGGCAGGGAAAAAGGTTGGAAGGAAAGGAGGACTAGAGGACACAGAGAGGGTGGCGGCGGTTAGTCGAAGCGGGCGAGTTGCAACCGTCGCAGGTCGAGCGTGGGCGACAGCAGACCGCGCAGGTTGGCCGACATCCTCGGAGTGAGCGGCGACTGCAGATGCCGATGCCTGATCACCTCGCGCTCTACCGGAATCATTCCATATTCCTGTAAGGATACACTTGAACGAACCGATCAATGCTTGTTGCTGTCACCAACCTGTAGAGTTTGCAGTTCATCTCAGGAGTCGGTGCTTTTACTCTTCCGGCCACGGAGCGAGCCCACTATGGATTTGAGGGCGGCGCCGATTCCACCTCCCGGCGTGTTCAAACTAGAATTACTCGTGCCTAATCCCTGTGGATGGGCGTCTAAACACTTTTGATATCGCAACTGCAACGGAATCTCGATTAAATCTTGTTTGGGTTGCGGATACAATCATGTGACATACTTTGCAAGCTGCCTCAATTGTTTTGCACAAAGCGCCGCTCGACGGTTCGCAGTAAAACACGTGGGCCATAAATGTGTCTTGGGCGGTGTGCATCACAAAAGCCGAATGTTTTATTACCTTGCCTATACCCAAGAATGACAGATACCTTACTCTACATTCCGCCAACAGTCTATCGTCCTGTAAcaccaacaataaattaaatttgtaggcaacaaatttgataaaagaGATGGTTTTGATCAGTTCaaacttaaattgaaaaaacaacagaaCATAACCAAACAGAAACAATGAAGTATCGAAAATATTTCGACAATATAAGacaatataacattaaaaccCAATGCTgagacttaaatattaaaaaaaataataaacagagGTATAAATATGGGACGTGTGGAAGAAACAACAACTTCAGTTCACCCAGTGTAGGAATTAGGGAAGTACAAAAACAAAGAAAGTTTGATTCTCTTACTGTTGGATGATGTATCGAGATCATGGAGGGCGCTATCGATATGTTGACCGGCTGCCACTGATCCTGCGGCACCGTACTGACCAAACGATCGATGGCGTCGTTCAAAACATCCATGCCAGTCGCCTGGGCCACCTGAGTGCATCCCAAATACTGTGCACGCAGCACTTTCTTCGGTTCCTCCATCGGCGTCGGGAATGATTGAGCTAGGAACGAAACACACATCAGTTTACTGTatacatttcaaataaaacagaataCTCACAGACAAACATTTGATTTGTCCTGCCTGGTCTTCGATGCTCGGTGGGCAGGTTGTTGGGACGCGTGGCGAGACTGCGGCCGTTCGCGTCGACGCCCGCTCCGCAAACGGCCTTGCCCAGATTTTGTTGGAGACTGCGTTCGATCATGATTTTCTTGCATATGTCGCGGAGCGTGTTGGCAATTGTGCGGGCGGGCATGTCGCATCTGAAGACATGACACATGTGCTTGCGGGTGGTGCGATCTCGTGCCACGTAAGCAAAATCCCTACAAAAATATTCGTTACATATTTCATCACTTAGcaactttcaaatattattgattactaATTTACAgagaaaatttagaaacatattttttataatttgtaaaataactctagataataattgtaattttctaaaCTTATTGTTCAAGATAAATAGGAATCCTAATTgagatattatattttcatggaATGATCAGATAAAAATAGGTAAAATTCAGATACAACAATTCAGTACcccaaatttcaaatttttactacGTAGCTTATTCAATTACACTTTAAGATTTCACTAAGgaagatcaaataaaaaagtaaatgttttgatggaaagaagaaaaataagtCTAATGTCAAAtcagtatatttttcaatcttttgaattttcaaatgaaaaaaaatgtgcTACATCGGAAAAAAAATTCgacactaaaaaatataatgttttttgaATTTCCTGGTTTAgacttttgtttatattttagtagtaGAAAAAAGGATTAGGATTgggtaaaattaagtttaaccTTCAAATATAGGAATTTGTCCACAGAATCCagatcaaataaatcaaatttatcattCTTAATTATCAttcataatttacttaaaaaatattattactataaagGCATAAACCTTGATAATTGTAAAaggataaatatataatatcaaaatagatctaaaatttttgtattgcctcaaaatcttcaaaaataggaatttgtctaaataatcgacaatataaaatgaaaaaggaATAATTATCAGACTTGATTATGATAATgtgcttaataaatatatattataatgtgtctataaaatcttcaaaaatagaaatttgttaaaaaaattcagatctaataaatcaaatttatcattaaatatggaataaattaaatataaaaaaggataattacattctttattatacaaatatcaaatttatcattacaaaatacatatatgaaacataaaaaagagATATTTATCATCCTCAATTATATAcgtgataattatcaataaatatttacatcaaGCTAtacatagattttttattatctcaatatttttataaaaaatcataaattaaatttataaataaaaaataagtaaataaaaatagacaattaaattaatagtttaaaaacttctgtattatcttaaaatccttaaaaaatattgacaacTAGAAATTTGTTCAAAGACTTACTGCAAAACACTTatcaataaaacacatttgatattaaaaatacatgaaaATGAGATAATTATCGGTCAATTTACttgatatatcaaaatatatttttttaatgtcctaaaacttaaatattcaacttaactattaaatttattatctattaaatttttacaactatattctaaattacagtattaaatatttgacagagaaagtttaaaatatataattgttattattattatacttataaatattacactttTTGGAAACCtgacaaaattttcaataaaaaaaccaTCTAAAGCATACATAAAATAGTAGATTAAAGTGACCAATAATATTATCTGAATATTTGCAGCTGTAGATGATCTCtatttcaatttgtatttactttttatatatttaatagagataaaacattcaattttttcttgtaaaatttttattttcaaaaaacttattttttgcaTGATGGTCGACAACGAGCTACGACCTGAGGACTGGACCGATTTCTGG is a window of Aethina tumida isolate Nest 87 chromosome 7, icAetTumi1.1, whole genome shotgun sequence DNA encoding:
- the LOC109603572 gene encoding phosphoribosylformylglycinamidine synthase, which codes for MVNTILRLYRTPGCTEAKTNEIFNKLSTVTPNLKQIDTEECFHVELTKPLTEQEENILKWVLRNPHNPNSLVSQQVLTENENQILIECGPRFNFSTSSSTNAVSICNNLGLSQVSRLEVSRRYLLTFTGSKPTKDTENKLALLLHDKMTECRYTPENIPQNSFNEKLAKKENICVIDVLGKGEKALKQIDEELGLAFDEADLKYYTDLFKNKLKRNPTNVECFDLAQSNSEHSRHWFFKGKMIVDGKEYEESLIDMIVDTQKHTNQNNVIKFSDNSSAIKGYLHRSLRPVTPGSVSELKAVNAESHLIFTAETHNFPTGVAPFSGATTGTGGRLRDVQCVGRGGYCIAGTAGYSVGNLNIPGYDLPWEKTGFEYPTNFAPPLDILIEASNGASDYGNKFGEPLICGFVRSFGLVDAAGDRREWIKPIMFSGGIGSMEAAMTEKMSPKVGHQIIKIGGPVYRIGVGGGSASSVEVQGDNKEELDFNAVQRGDAEMEQKLNRVVRACLESGKKNPIVSIHDQGAGGNGNVLKELVEPVGGIIYADRFELGDPTINVLELWGAEYQENNALLCEKRDLDLLKAICRRERCPINVVGEVTGTGRVELATDETKSSIPFNLELEHVLGKMPRKVFNLSRKNVLLKPIELPKGTSILKALEAVLRLPSVASKRYLTNKVDRCVTGLIAQQQCVGPLHTPLADVAVTAISHFGYEGIASSIGEQPIKGLVNTAAGARMTVAEALSNLVFAAVSDLRDVKCSGNWMWAAKLEGEGAALFDACKAMCGLMNELGIAIDGGKDSLSMAARVGKDTVKAPGTLVVSTYAPCPDVRKVVTPDLKAPSMGKSGRLLFVDLSNGDNRLGGSALAQVFGQLGNESPDVHCAKTFANAFNATQKLIKDGAILSGHDVSDGGLIVCLFEMAFAGISGLNVSLKHRSGPALNVLFSEEVGWVLEILDADLQHCLSTFKQFNVPVWEIGKSVGYGMRSEILINVNTVTFESRLVNLMMMWEETSYKLELQQTIKVCADSEFNILSQRTAPKYKLTFDPDEDKTTKGQNIEVAVIREEGTNGDREMAAALVQVGFKVFDVTMQDLLSGDVTLDRFRGVIFPGGFSYADVLGSAKGWAASILFNERVSQQFKKFFARPDTFSLGVCNGCQLMALIGWVGNSPVEGDDKPDIVLEHNLSERFECRWSTVKIEKSKSIMLQGMEDSVFGVWVAHGEGRFTFKNDTIYRKLVEQGCVGLRYVNDAGNPTETYPMNPNGSIEGLAGVCSNDGRHLAMMPHPERCTQTFQWPYMPRDWVNYQKSPWEKMFRNAYEWCCNVKFHRVYY